The Tetrapisispora phaffii CBS 4417 chromosome 5, complete genome genome segment tattgtcattattattgtcattattgTTGGTATTAGTAATAGTATTAGTATCATTAAAATCGTTAGAATCAGTATTATATCTATAATTACTCGATGATTTTGTAAATACACCTAAATTTTCATCTGAGTCCATACTTGTAGTATTTTGATCTGAGCAtgaatattgttttataaaattcttATAATTTTGCAAACCAACATCAGCGCTTCCATTTTtcgaagaagaagaagaagcatTGGATGACACTTTACTACtagtattattatcagttaatttaaaaaccaattcttttttcttataATCTGGTCCACTGATATTCACATCAGAACAAATACGCTTAAATGAGACAGccatatttttttcctCCAgattctattattattagtattatAGTTATTTTTGAGATGCTCAATTAAGGCTTCAAATGTATAGTGTTTTTCTATtctattttctattttcttTCCTTCCCTTAATCTATCCGTAGGtgaagaacaaaaaaaccaaaaacAACCGAACAGGACCTCGTATTCTTAATAGTACTAGAATCACTAGTATTATTTCTTATAGCAGCAGAGTGTATAGTCTTAGCAGCAGCACACcacaaaaaaagaaagacaATAGTTTTTGTAtgtattcttttaatttccGGACAATTCGGGTAACTTAGATATTCAAAAGTTACAACGAAAGATAATGTTGTTGTTATCTCTAATTTATTTCCtctctttaaaataaactACGAAGAGAACAGACTGTAACTTAGAAGAAGAGAATAGTAATAACAGCGACAACAATAAATCTACGATACTTAAATatgaaatcaataatattaaaacaaaacactaacaaaaaaatattggttAACCGAATGATAAAAGTGATAAAAGTGATAAAGAGAAGTGAAAGTTGATTaatctttataattttttaaaaattttctgAAAAACGATTTTTATGATAGTTTTAAACGAACGGAGTTGGAACggaaataataaaattaataaatacgGTGTTATGATTGGTTGGAATGAGCTTTTGCAAGGCGGGTAATGGCGGGGTAATGCGGGACGGTCTTCTTGTTGTTTGTCTCGTGACTCTTAACTATGCGAGTTTTGTGTTTTTGGGACGGGGGCGTGGGGGGAGGGGGAGGGCCAGTGTGTTGTAAATACGTTGTCTATTTATGTTATTAGTTGTGTGTGTTTGGAGacatattataatataaaccACACCACCATGAAGCTCACACGCGCAGCTTCATGGTGGTGTAATTTATATGGTTGTTTGgatacaaaaatatactaTATTCTTGACTTGTGTACTGGACACCGCCCCCCACCCCATGCACGACGACGACGACGGCGGTCGGGGGTTTCCCGTCCCCCCCGTTCTCCGTTCGCCACCAAATGTGTTGTGGGAGGCGGGTAATGGTATGCCTGGCGTCCGTTGGTGAGACAGGGTAAACTGCCTATGCCATGCATGTGTGTAGTTACAGCAACAGAGACTTCAACTTGTCCATGCACGGGTTACGAACATGTGCATGTGCATATCATAATCGCAAGACATATACACCATTCAGTCCACTCTTAAAACACAATATTCGTTGTGATGGACTGTATCGCAACGGAATGCCTCTTCTTTCATGCAAGATCTGTGTCACCTGCTGTTCTTTTCGCTTGTAATAAGATCGTCGCTGAAAACTTAATCTAAATATACAATAacatgcatatatatacaaatgtAACGCATTTTATGAGCCGTTTGTGCATACTgatatattacaattacaaCAATCACTCACACAACTGCAAACCTGGCAGCGACACATTATAGCTACTTAGTtctctatatatattaactCATTTATGTAACTATGGACTCCTCAGATGTCTTTTCTGATGAAAATGGTAATGAAGAGGGATTTGAATCAACTTTACTAAATTACTTGGAGTCTATAACAAACATATTCGACCTGGTGTTCTTCTTAAGAAGTACAGGTCtcattaaagaaaataactTCTTTTATAGGAATTTGAATAGAAGTAATATTGGATCAAAAATTTGGTTTGTcactttaattttatcaattcgaaaattatataaaaatatactaaaaTCAACTAAATTACtttcattattgaaaacagaattaactaaaattgagaaaaataatgatttaacttcagatataatattacaaaaaattcaGAATAATAACACTATActtaaaaagaaaatcaaaaattttattattgaattaattcaaGATTTCATCTATTTAATCATTGTCTCATTAGagatattcaaaatatcaatatcaaaaaaattgaatcatAGATTAGAGATCTTGTCGAATTCAGTTTCAATGTTAAAGTTTTTCACTTTGGAGATAACGCCAACTaagtaatataaaatacGATCATGCATTtctaattattttttttctttccaTAAATTtacatacatacacatatacataacagttttcattaataatatgttATTTCATCATAATCATTGCAAACCTAATTCCTTCAAGAACGCCTCCTTTGATGGTTCTCTACctaaaaattcttttaagtTATCATTGGTTTCTCTGATACCACCCCTTGCTAGAATAATATCTCTGTATTCAATGCCAGATTTTGTGTTTAATGGATCTTTAGCAAATTTGGAATAATACATGTCTGTGGCAAAAACTTCAGCCCACATGTATCCATAATAACCAGCTGAGTAGGAGTCAGACATAATATGACCAAACGAATCGTAACCTTTATTCATCTCATCGCCGTTTTCAACAAGAGATATCTCTTCTCTTAAACCATTCCATAACTGTACTAAATCCATGTTATCGATTTGATTATCATCGGTAGTTGTGTGTACTTTCATATCAAATAAACCAAAATGTAGCTGTCTTAAAGCAAATAATGCACCATTAACATGTTTGGTGGCAATTAAAGACTCTAATAATGACTCTGGAATCTTTTCACCTGTTTTGTAGTGTTTggataatgataataattcattctTGTTCCATGTCCAAAATTCTAACATTTGAGATGGAGCCTCAACAAAATCCCATGGAACAGCGCCTGGTCCATTGAATCTACCAATACCATTATTTCCAACTAAGTCATGGATACCATGGCCTAATTCATGGAAGAAAGTTGTGATTTCGTTATGTTTCAGCAAAGCTGGCTTGTCAGCAGTGGCTGCAGAGAAATTACAAACTAAAGCTGTTACGGGataaattcttttagagtctttatcaatataaGAAGGAGCCATGCCAAAGTTAGCTGCGTGTCCGTATTTACCTTCTCTTGGATGCAAATCAAAATAGATCCAACCAACAAACTCAGGCTTGCTAGGGTCATCCATTTTCCAAACTGCTAATTGTTTAACATCGTCACCAGCCCAGGTTGATTTCAAATCCTTATCGGTctcttcaataaatttcagATTCATTACAGTTTCataaattttcaacatACCTTGGATTGTTGATTCAACTGGATAGTATTCGGAAATTTTCTCTAAATCGACGTTGAATTTatcctttaaatatttgttatCATAATAACGATGATCCCAGATATAGTAGTGATCATCATAGGCCATATTTAATTCTTGAGCCTCTGTCTTTTTAATTGCTTTTAGGActtctatttctttttcagcTAAAGGCTTTAATTTATCCTTTAAATCTACCAAGAATTCCATGACAGTCTCTTGGTTCTTAGCcattttaatatctaaATTATAGTTAGCATAAGTATCATAACCTAATATTTTACCTAATTGATATCTTAATTTCAACGTATcaatgaataatttttcattttctggTACTTTGTTCTGATCAGCATTAAATGCAATTTTTCTTGTATTTGGATTCTTAGCAGTTTTCAACACAGGGAAAATATCTGGGTATTTAAAAGTcactttaaatttttgttcACCAGTTTGTTCATCTGTATAAGTTTCGAATTGCTTCATAACATCATCAGAGACACCTTCTAACTCTTCTTTAGTGAATGCAAcaaattcattttgttCACCTAAATTTTTCGAAAACtgtaaagaatttaaagctatcctttttttaatttctttaatctCATTCCTTTTCTCTTCACTTAAATTTAAACCTGAACGTACGTAATCTTTGTGACATTTTTCCAcgtatttgaatatttcatAGTCTTTTGGGGTTGCTGTCTTcaaatcattatattttttgttatcTTTAAGGTCATTGAAAATCTTATCGAATTGTTTGAACATATCGTATCTTAAAGAgatttcaatatcaaaatttgtAATCAATTCTGTTGCCTCCAATGATGCATCTCTAATCAATTTATCCTTTGAAACGTGTTGTAAGAAAGTAAGTTGGTTAATAGCAAGagaattttcattttcaaaattaattgatggAATCacaaaattttcaattgatggATTTTCAATGGCTACCATAGCATTATAGAAATCATTTGAAGTgtcaattattttcttaGCGTCTGATAAGATTCTTTCTGGTGAAAAATCCCATTTTGGACTCAATTGTGGTGCAATAAAAGCAGCTTCATTCATTTTAACCTGTGATGCAGTATAAAATCTCAATCCTTGGTTGTTTTGATGATATATTCCAATAGCCACTGCAGGGATAGCCACTAACGATAATAATATACTTTTATTCTTAAATGATTTCCCTATGCCCGACTTAATAATTGGTGATAGAAATTGAATCATTCAGTCTTAAAAAGTGAATTTAAACGTATCACACAGTTTAccaaaaatacaaataactAATCGAGCCATAAGGGAACAAAATCTGATTACAGATCcaaacaattgaattaatagtcaatgttatatatatatatataaataatataatatgaTGTTGTTGCATTGTGTGTTTTTGCCACACAAAGTACAACGAACACGGCGCTACCATGTTTGTGGACCTCAGTCGTCTCTCTGTCTCTGTGGGTGCCAGGAACCCAAAAGGTAACCCGATGGGACCAGATGGCATGGGATGTTTCCTCAGTTCCAACGTCAACAATTCTGTTCATGCATTCACCAGTGTGTTCATCTTGGGTCCCATAAAAAATAGtatatcatttatattatctatGTTGTTTCACGGAACGGTCTTGGCATGCATTTATACTGCCCCTTTCCCAAGCTAATCCGTTTTTAACTTCATGCCAAGACAGACAGAACTACTGCATAGACGCACTTCTCTTAAACATGGATATCCTCAACCACGCTGAACAACTCTAAACCACTCCCAACCCTCCCACCATCGACACCACCACTGTGTCGCTAAAACAGCCAATCACCGCTGTCGTGAGCTTAGTCACCCGGACACAGCACCATATACCCAATCCTTTCCTTTAGCATATCTTGTCTTTCCCGTCAACAAACAGACCAAGACCTTGTTATACGTTACCTAATGTTACTTGATAACTATAAGATTAACTGATAAACTCATTTAGTCAAGCTGGTTTATATAGTGTATTCTGTATAGATGTACATATATTATGTCCCTTTTTCATCTGCtttctttctcttcttgACGGTGTGGTGGTTAACAATCGATCGGAAAGAAACTATACTACTTCGATATAAATCTCAGATATGTctgaacaaaaaaataacaataaccTTGAATTGACGTCTCCAAAATCCATTCTAAATGATAAATGGGATGTTGTATTGTCTAATATGTTGGTCAAAACGGGTCTAGGCTTCGGTGTAGGTGTGGTCACTTCGATCCTATTATTTAAACGTCGTGCTTTCCCTGTATGGCTAGGTATTGGATTTGGTGTGGGCAGAGGCTATTCAGATGGCGATGCTATCTTCCGTTCTGCTGCTGGTTTAAGATCAACGAGGATATAAGTACAAGTTTAAATCTCATAAAagtaaaagaaaaaaaatgacaCGAGATTTTATGTACATacaacatatatatatgtatatatggGGTCCATCAAAATGGAAAGCTGCTGTgagatattattattactataGTTCTAAcctttttttaaatattcaatgtaTATACACACATCAATCAATCAATAAATCATAtctttaaaacaaaaaaaagcTTATAACGTACCCTATTAATCCATGACTCTATGTTTGTCCTGATATATGACTAATTCTATAATGAAAAGCCAGACATCATCTCGATCTGCTGTAAAAGACTAGCGTTTGTCTCTTTTTTCTTACTTTCAATCTTCTCTATAAGTTGACGATCCTTCAAGTTATCCTTGGCCAAAGTCTTGGCTTCTAATACACTAGTCTGTTTCTCTCTTTTCTTACCGTTGAGTGCATTCAATGCATTGATATCGTCACTGGAAATCACCTCCAACTTGTTGAGCTTTTCAACTTTATGTTTAGTGCTCTTCCTCACCTGCGATGATAATTTACCCTTTATGTTCTTGCGATCCTTAACATTCTTACCATTATTCCTGAATGATTTCTTAATGTTGTTACTTTTACCTTTGGCCATTGTCAGCCGTTGTGTGCCACCTGAATACTACGTCTATCGTTTCCACTTACTGAGTCACTCaacaataatgatgataatcGTATTCCATAATCAAATATGTTCTTGCGAGTACATATTATGAACTATTTATTCTAATATCCTTTGTGTGTCTATTATAACGGTTTGCATTTCCAGGTTGGGGCATCAATCTTAGCGTCTCTCTGTTGCGTGGAACGTTACGGacgaaaattttttattcaaatttgaaattgcGATGCTCAtctcattattatatacataatcatttagataaaaatgaatgtatataaacatatacATCTTTATGTGCTTTTGCTCCTGAATCTATTGTGTTAGTCAGTAGCTTCTCAGAAGAACAGTAATCAGAGACATTTACTATTGCGAAAAATGGTTTCCACTCATAATAAGGAGAAACCTTGGGATACAgaagatattgataaatgGAAACTTGAAGACTTTAAACCAGAGGATAATGCTTCAGGCATGCCTTTTTCTGAAGAGTCAAGCTTCATGACATTATTTCCTAAGTATAGAGAGGTCTATCTTAAGTCAGTCTGGAAGGATGTCACTAAAGCGCTGGACAAGCACCATGTTGCGTGCACTTTGAATTTGGTAGACGGTTCCATGACTGTTAGCACCACCAGAAAAACTTATGATCCATATATCATTTTGAAGGCTCGTGATTTGATTAAATTACTAGCCCGTTCCGTGCCATTCCCTCAGGCTGTTAAAATTCTAGACGATGACATGGCTTGTGACGTTATTAAGATTGGTAACTTCGTCACTAATAAAGAAAGATTTGTCAAGAGAAGACAACGTTTAGTTGGTCCAAACGGTAACACTCTGAAAGctttagaattattaactaAGTGTTATATATTGGTCCAAGGTAACACCGTGAGTGTAATGGGTCCATTCAAAGGGTTGAAAGAAATCCGTCGTGTTGTTGAAGATGCCATGAGAAATGTCCATCCTATTTACcatattaaagaattgatGATCAAAAGAGAACTAGCAAAGAAACCTGAACTAGCTAATGAAGATTGGTCAAGATTCTTACCAATGTTTAAGAAGAGAAACGTCGCCCGTAAGAAGTCCAAGAAACCAAAGAGAGAAAAGAAGGTTTACACTCCATTCCCACCTTCTCAATTACCTAGAAAGGTTGATTTGGAAATTGAAAGTGGTGAGTATTTCCTAAgtaagaaagaaaaagaagtGAAACGTTTACACGAACGTAGAGATCAACAAGCTGAAAAACAAGCTGAAAAGGATATTGAAAGAagtaaaaattatattgcACCAAAGGAAGAGAAATATGTAAGCTCTATCGagaaataatcaattagTCACTAACAATGACAAATG includes the following:
- the PRD1 gene encoding metalloendopeptidase (similar to Saccharomyces cerevisiae PRD1 (YCL057W); ancestral locus Anc_1.9) — encoded protein: MIQFLSPIIKSGIGKSFKNKSILLSLVAIPAVAIGIYHQNNQGLRFYTASQVKMNEAAFIAPQLSPKWDFSPERILSDAKKIIDTSNDFYNAMVAIENPSIENFVIPSINFENENSLAINQLTFLQHVSKDKLIRDASLEATELITNFDIEISLRYDMFKQFDKIFNDLKDNKKYNDLKTATPKDYEIFKYVEKCHKDYVRSGLNLSEEKRNEIKEIKKRIALNSLQFSKNLGEQNEFVAFTKEELEGVSDDVMKQFETYTDEQTGEQKFKVTFKYPDIFPVLKTAKNPNTRKIAFNADQNKVPENEKLFIDTLKLRYQLGKILGYDTYANYNLDIKMAKNQETVMEFLVDLKDKLKPLAEKEIEVLKAIKKTEAQELNMAYDDHYYIWDHRYYDNKYLKDKFNVDLEKISEYYPVESTIQGMLKIYETVMNLKFIEETDKDLKSTWAGDDVKQLAVWKMDDPSKPEFVGWIYFDLHPREGKYGHAANFGMAPSYIDKDSKRIYPVTALVCNFSAATADKPALLKHNEITTFFHELGHGIHDLVGNNGIGRFNGPGAVPWDFVEAPSQMLEFWTWNKNELLSLSKHYKTGEKIPESLLESLIATKHVNGALFALRQLHFGLFDMKVHTTTDDNQIDNMDLVQLWNGLREEISLVENGDEMNKGYDSFGHIMSDSYSAGYYGYMWAEVFATDMYYSKFAKDPLNTKSGIEYRDIILARGGIRETNDNLKEFLGREPSKEAFLKELGLQ
- the MIC10 gene encoding Mic10p (similar to Saccharomyces cerevisiae YCL057C-A; ancestral locus Anc_1.8), with the translated sequence MSEQKNNNNLELTSPKSILNDKWDVVLSNMLVKTGLGFGVGVVTSILLFKRRAFPVWLGIGFGVGRGYSDGDAIFRSAAGLRSTRI
- the KRR1 gene encoding ribosome biosynthesis protein KRR1 (similar to Saccharomyces cerevisiae KRR1 (YCL059C); ancestral locus Anc_1.6); protein product: MVSTHNKEKPWDTEDIDKWKLEDFKPEDNASGMPFSEESSFMTLFPKYREVYLKSVWKDVTKALDKHHVACTLNLVDGSMTVSTTRKTYDPYIILKARDLIKLLARSVPFPQAVKILDDDMACDVIKIGNFVTNKERFVKRRQRLVGPNGNTLKALELLTKCYILVQGNTVSVMGPFKGLKEIRRVVEDAMRNVHPIYHIKELMIKRELAKKPELANEDWSRFLPMFKKRNVARKKSKKPKREKKVYTPFPPSQLPRKVDLEIESGEYFLSKKEKEVKRLHERRDQQAEKQAEKDIERSKNYIAPKEEKYVSSIEK
- the TPHA0E03960 gene encoding uncharacterized protein (similar to Saccharomyces cerevisiae YCL056C; ancestral locus Anc_1.10), whose translation is MDSSDVFSDENGNEEGFESTLLNYLESITNIFDLVFFLRSTGLIKENNFFYRNLNRSNIGSKIWFVTLILSIRKLYKNILKSTKLLSLLKTELTKIEKNNDLTSDIILQKIQNNNTILKKKIKNFIIELIQDFIYLIIVSLEIFKISISKKLNHRLEILSNSVSMLKFFTLEITPTK
- the ADF1 gene encoding Adf1p (similar to Saccharomyces cerevisiae YCL058W-A; ancestral locus Anc_1.7), with amino-acid sequence MAKGKSNNIKKSFRNNGKNVKDRKNIKGKLSSQVRKSTKHKVEKLNKLEVISSDDINALNALNGKKREKQTSVLEAKTLAKDNLKDRQLIEKIESKKKETNASLLQQIEMMSGFSL